Proteins from one Muntiacus reevesi chromosome X, mMunRee1.1, whole genome shotgun sequence genomic window:
- the LOC136154565 gene encoding dynein light chain 1, cytoplasmic-like produces the protein MAASLFAQMQLPLYAGVSLASPSARRLLQSVIPCSSVTVYDRKAVIKNNADMSEEMQQDSVECATQALEKYNIEKDIAARIKEFDKKYNPTWHCTGGRNFSSYVTHESKHFIYFYLDQVAILLFKSG, from the exons ATGGCAGCTTCTCTGTttgcccagatg CAACTGCCTCTCTACGCAGGTGTGAGCCTTGCTAGCCCTTCCGCCAGGAGACTGTTGCAGTcggtcatcccctgctcctcggTAACTGTGTATGACCGAAAGGCCGTGATCAAGAAT aatgctgataTGTCGGAGGAGATGCAACAGGACTCGGTGGAGTGTGCTACTCAGGCATTGGAGAAATATAATATAGAGAAGGACATTGCAGCCCGTATCAAGGAGTTTGACAAGAAGTACAACCCCACCTGGCACTGCACTGGGGGGAGGAACTTCAGTAGTTATGTGACACATGAATCCAAACACTTCATCTACTTCTACCTGGACCAAGTGGCCATTCTCCTGTTCAAATCTGGTTAA